In the genome of Cellvibrio sp. KY-YJ-3, one region contains:
- a CDS encoding DUF3999 family protein — translation MNSLKKYLTTIGMALGFSAGCSAEIIPVYKIDAATGSYVQTTLTHDIYRYSADTQLKDLIVTDQQGNKLPYRISAPDTKISVQTQQTPVRYFPVPVGASPETLLILSSASIRLADNEISVSVEKGNNPLAENQTAATDFYVVDLSDVRTRVDSLAILWPINEAHQYLEVEVSGTNDMTNWTPITNTTLVQLQKEGEYLTRNKIALNLNEMQYAYLRLKFTRGGDNLKLTSVHIENTDKIANAPTADTWEVQGALAEKQSSALHAERHNNNSAVAAWEFTRDDIAPVSQVSLNLGNIQYGDRLNVFSRHSSKQPWQLVHQGIWFNAQVGSEWQRSDAISIYSNSDTQWRVELNELVRTTLTPALVFHRTAQTLQFIANNTAPYNIAIDNQTTTDHQAVSAQIFSQLMAGKDVQWESVTAEPLNPNLGSFARHQIDINWKTILFWLVLISAVGALVWVAVRLVGQMANTKPQEPK, via the coding sequence ATGAATTCCCTTAAAAAGTATTTGACTACTATTGGAATGGCACTGGGTTTTAGTGCGGGATGTAGTGCTGAAATAATACCCGTTTATAAAATTGACGCTGCCACTGGCAGCTATGTGCAAACTACCTTAACCCACGATATTTATCGCTACAGTGCCGATACACAATTAAAAGATTTAATCGTTACCGATCAACAAGGCAATAAGCTGCCGTACCGCATTAGCGCGCCGGATACAAAAATCAGCGTGCAAACGCAACAAACGCCTGTGCGTTATTTCCCGGTGCCCGTCGGTGCATCGCCAGAAACTTTGTTGATATTAAGCAGCGCCTCTATTCGTTTGGCGGATAACGAAATTTCCGTCAGTGTAGAGAAGGGCAACAACCCCTTAGCGGAAAACCAAACTGCCGCTACCGATTTTTATGTGGTGGATTTGAGCGATGTAAGAACCCGTGTTGACAGCTTGGCTATTCTTTGGCCGATTAACGAGGCGCATCAATATCTGGAAGTGGAGGTCAGTGGCACCAATGATATGACCAACTGGACACCTATCACCAACACCACACTGGTGCAATTGCAGAAAGAGGGCGAGTATTTAACGCGCAATAAAATCGCGCTAAACCTGAATGAAATGCAATATGCCTATTTGCGCTTAAAATTTACGCGCGGTGGCGACAATTTAAAACTCACCAGCGTTCATATTGAAAATACCGATAAAATTGCCAACGCACCCACCGCTGACACCTGGGAAGTGCAGGGAGCCTTGGCAGAAAAACAAAGCTCTGCTTTACACGCTGAACGCCACAACAATAATTCAGCCGTCGCCGCATGGGAATTTACCCGCGACGATATCGCTCCGGTTAGTCAAGTGAGCCTGAATTTAGGCAACATTCAATACGGTGATCGCCTCAATGTTTTTTCCCGTCACAGCAGCAAACAACCGTGGCAATTAGTGCATCAAGGTATTTGGTTTAACGCCCAAGTCGGCAGCGAATGGCAGCGCAGCGACGCCATTAGTATTTACAGCAACAGCGATACGCAGTGGCGCGTTGAACTCAACGAATTAGTGCGCACCACGCTAACACCTGCGCTGGTATTTCACCGCACAGCACAGACCTTACAATTTATCGCCAACAACACCGCCCCCTATAACATCGCCATAGACAACCAAACCACCACCGACCACCAAGCCGTTAGCGCGCAAATATTTTCGCAACTTATGGCAGGGAAAGATGTGCAATGGGAATCCGTAACCGCAGAACCCCTGAACCCCAACCTCGGCTCCTTCGCTCGTCACCAAATAGATATCAATTGGAAAACCATTTTATTTTGGTTGGTGTTGATTAGTGCGGTGGGGGCGTTAGTGTGGGTGGCGGTTCGGTTGGTGGGGCAGATGGCTAATACAAAACCTCAGGAGCCTAAATAA